From Melitaea cinxia chromosome 23, ilMelCinx1.1, whole genome shotgun sequence, the proteins below share one genomic window:
- the LOC123664952 gene encoding uncharacterized protein LOC123664952, translated as IADSFCLTCKKYLKLNQVSEHIIEPDHQKSFQSSDYVVKYKEDSIRKVEVGYYCEMCNVMMQNLARVGIHIYETTHVDNKIKQQLKESDAGVIVFDDILIENNAWNGMANGSCFLCNVDYSNADDHRNEPAHILKLIQSKFELLKDKFIYRKIDDDSINCLICNTIFMEIFKETHTNESEHQKNYIKCQMTKESKTKTGNCYNNNNNIDKDIKESDTSNDAVAESIDTKNDPVKSEELTSDISKTQIVVFNKNVVEEAENKNEDELLPPAEAIKRAMKFAKDNGLKYKRNSTYCNLCDVQMSSSLKMMKEHVAESLHKEKALNKTTRKMNKVPLGCFVENITTVKSPFVNDIVINDEICIEKQSFLLIGIHNGVLKCQVCEVNLNFGNIDEHLHEHKHTKAMDTMNVLTDFDSEFVREVRPRVYHCGYCNFIEASLNSLKSHLKSINHLTKKNQAKIRLGSHLHAMAEDRRRREFLNFMGMFNLPFFH; from the exons GTGGAAGTGGGATATTATTGTGAAATGTGCAATGTTATGATGCAGAACTTAGCACGAGTTGGTATTCATATCTATGAAACGACTCACGTGGACAATAAAATCAAGCAACAACTAAAAGAGTCCGATGCTGGTGTTATAGTATTTGATGACATTTTGATAGAAAATAATGCTTGGAATGGCATGGCCAATGGTTCCTGTTTCTTATGTAATGTGGATTACTCAAATGCAGATGACCATAGAAATGAACCAGCCCACATATTGAAACTTATCCAAAGTAAATTTGAATTGCTTAaggataaatttatatatagaaaG ATTGATGATGATTCTATCAACTGTCTGAtttgtaatacaatatttatggaaatatttaaagaaactcACACAAATGAGTCAGAACACCAAAAGAATTACATAAAATGTCAAATGACTAAAGAGAGTAAAACGAAAACAGGCAATTgctataataacaacaacaacattgaTAAGGACATAAAAGAAAGTGACACTTCTAATGATGCTGTGGCAGAATCAATAGATACTAAAAATGATCCAGTAAAAAGTGAAGAACTTACAAGTGATATATCTAAAACCCAAAttgttgtatttaataaaaatgttgttgaagaagcagaaaataaaaatgaagatgAACTACTACCGCCTGCCGAGGCTATTAAAAGGGCGATGAAATTTGCTAAAGACAATGGCTTAAAGTACAAAAGAAATAGCACCTATTGTAATCTGTGTGATGTACAAATGTCCTCTTCTTTAAAAATGATGAAGGAGCATGTTGCTGAATCATTACATAAAGAGAAAGCTTTGAATAAAACAACTAGAAAAATGAATAAAGTACCCCTGGGCTGTTTTGTTGAAAATATTACAACAGTTAAAAGTCCTTTCGTAAATGACATAGTTATCAATGATGAGATTTGTATAGAAAAacaaagttttcttttaatcgGCATACATAACGGTGTCTTAAAATGTCAGGTTTGTGAAGTTAATTTGAACTTTGGAAATATTGATGAACATTTACATGAACATAAACATACTAAAGCTATGGATACGATGAATGTCCTTACTGACTTTGACTCAGAATTTGTGAGAGAG gtaagacCCCGAGTATATCATTGTGGTTACTGCAATTTTATTGAAGCGAGCTTGAACAGCTTAAAAAGCCATTTGAAATCGATCAAtcatcttacaaaaaaaaatcaagccaAAATCCGTCTTGGAAGTCATCTGCATGCTATGGCCGAAGATAGGAGAAGAAGggagtttttaaattttatgggAATGTTTAATTTACCATTTttccattaa